The sequence below is a genomic window from Lycium ferocissimum isolate CSIRO_LF1 chromosome 9, AGI_CSIRO_Lferr_CH_V1, whole genome shotgun sequence.
CCTGATATGAGTCTGAGTTGCACCTTACTACATAATACTGTCGAATACAAGTCAGGAAAGACATTAGATGTCAAGTTTCAATCAACGGAGACCAGTTAAACAGAAGAAGTTGGTCAAGTGAACTAAGcacacgtatacataaaaaaagCTAAGGCTAGAAAAGCTATTATCAAGTTTTGGTCCATGAAGAAAAATGGAATCTATGACTGATCCATATTAGATCCTTATAAATTATTGCTGGAAATTAGCATATTGGATCCGGCTATTAAAATAAAGAGTATTAAGGCTCCCATTACTTCCAACCCGTAGGGGTTTATTTGGTCTAGTCTCCTCCTCTATGTTTTTGTATGTTAATCTGCATTTTAATAGACACTCCACCACTATGGGgtgctttctttgttttttttttttaaaaaaaaaaaaaaaaaaaaaaaaaattaacaaggAACTCAAGGAAaacaatagaataattaacCAGCATTCAGAGGATCTAGCAATAGTATTTCATCATCGATGTCAATTAGAGTATTACATATACACAAATTGAACCTGAAATTAGTAATCTTTCTATCTCAAAGACTTCCCATGAACCTTGAAAATGAACATTGGTATGACGTTGTGTCGAAATGAAGGACCCAATATAATGTGCTATTTTCGTCCTCCTTTGCCAATAAAAGAACCAGCATTTAGCTAGCTTCTCTTCAATTCTCTGTTCTCTTTTAATGTTTCCTAAATTTCTTCCTtgtaatttggtattttgaggCCTTAACTAGCACTGCCGGCCCTTGTAGGTGAGAAACATTAATGTTTATGCACATTGATTCTGCTAGAAACATAATGCTAGTAATGTAGAAGATCAAATATCCAAATCCAAGGACATGGATGACTTGCCTTTTTCAGATGATTCTTCAGAGGGCATTGGGCTGTTGTTAAAATTCCTTAAGGAAGACGAAAATTGGGGATCATGTGCCTGAGAATAAGTTGTTGGGATAGAGGCCGAGGATGAAAACATGTCGGAGTGATCCATGGGGCAGTCCATATTCACTCCAAACAGCCTGAGTCTCTTTGCTGCCACCTTACCTTGAACCACCGGCACTGAGTTGAACACCCTTGGCTCCACAACACCACTATTACAACTTTGGGGACCCATCAGAAACGGCCTGGTACTGAAAGGCATTGTAGCCGGAAAGCTATTATTGAAACAAGTGCTCATATAATAAGGACTAGTATTGTTACCAATTCCATAGTGGTAGCTATGCGGATAAGGTTGAGAATATTGTGAATGCGGTGGGAAAGGCTGCAAAGGGAAGAGCCGCCCATTAGAGAAATTGTGCGGCACCATAAAGGGATTATTCATTTCATCAGGACGGCGGCGCCAGTCAATGAAGAGACGATGCTTGACCGATTCACCAGCTCCACGTTGAAATGAGACAATATCCCCAGCATCCAACTTCTTCTCCTTCACAAAACGGCTCCAACCTTTGGTCATTACATAGCTCTGGCTGCTATTCCAATAGGAATACCTAAACCTCCACGGCTTCCCGTTTCTGTCTTCGAAATTCAAGAGGAGTCCCCCCTTGTCGTTACTAGAGGAATCCAGAGGGAAATACTTCTCCGCGTGTTGTTTGGGAATGACTAAACGATTGAGCTTGCCCACATCACTGGGTGTCACTACCTTATCGAACATATGTTCCCTCTCAATCATGGTGTGATGATCTTCGCCAGCCGGCGAAGAATCCATCAACATAAGCTCCGTACTACTGTTACTACTCGGTGGTTGCTGGTGCTGGTTGTGATAAGAAGAGGATGCTGAAGAAGAAGACTGAGAAGAAAAATGGCACATACCTTTTGAAGAGTCAACTTCTTGTTGGATCCCTCGTCTACTACCAAAGAAATTCATGATCTCCGAGCACACACCAATAGATCTAGAAAAGATGAAGTAGTAGTAGTGGTACAACTTTTCTGTTAAATGGTTCTAGGGTTAAGACTTGAaaaagctctctctctctctctctctctctagcaCTGTTTGTGAGAGGAGGAGAGGATGGATTTGCGTAGCTAGCTAGCTTCCCATCAGCCCTAATTACAATATGCTACAAATAAAGAAGGGTTTGTGGGGGTGTGGGAGGTAAAttggtgcttttttttttctgagctAAGGAAGAAGAGAGTAGTGTACATGAAAACTTAAGCAGTTAaagagatgatgatgatgccttcatatcatatcacatgtGGTGATTTTCTTAGCGGCTGCTTCCTGGAATCTTATCAAGTTAGGCAATTTtctttataatatattttctttcttgtagTGTTTCTTTCtgtagaaagagagagagagagaactaaCGAATTATCTGATTGGTTCCTGAAGAGCTTGTCCTTGTCATCAGCCTGGGTGGTagtatcaaaattaaaatacactTCCATATATGTAGTCTCATTGTTAattagttgtatatatatggatcTTCATTACAGCAGTTGACACTACAAGTGGAGTggtatatttttcatttctgcCAAAGGCCCACGAGGCAAGAGAGCCAGCTGTCTTGTAAAGCACCGGTTTCTAACTCTATTCCTAATTTATGCAACTATATAGAGTCTTTCTCTTATAtgtactttatttttctttgtgaTGGGGCGGCGTATAATTAGGGTAAGTAGGCATGAGAGACTGGCTGCTGTTAAGATGCTCTATTACATTTTAGTAACATAGTTTTATTAGTTAGCTGCCATAGTAGATATTTACTactttaatttgaaaataaataggGGTTGGGGTACagtaaataattaattagcaaaAGTCCATTGGTCCTTGTATATATTAAAGGAACCAGTAGACAAAAATGTCTCTGTGTTCCTCCTAGCAATATATAATCTAGTACCGATCAAAAATGTTTAGTATAATTTACTTGCTGGGGTTGTCACTGCAAGAAAGGCCGTACAATACAAAACCTCATTGTTTTATTCAGATTGCAGTTAATTCTGCTCCTTTATCGGCCTGCTAGATAGAGGAACTGACAACCAATAATTCCTTCCACAAAATTACAAGCTCTAATAACAGTTTCATCATCTATatattagtataatttttcttCCTTATTTGCTTCTTTCAGGCCGTGTTGTATCACCCTCAACAGCTTCTAAATggtcaaatcaaatttctaaaACAACTTAAGTGCTAAAAAATAACTACTTACCAAGAATAAACAGCTTCAGAACCCTggaaggaaataagaaaataaaagaagctGAGAAAATAATGATCAATGCAATTGATAGACTGACAACGCACAGAGAGAATGGGATAATCTATTGAATAAGTAGATTGGGGACCAAgtaccttctttttttcttttacgtaCTACTACTATATGCGAAATTAATTAAAGAGAAGATTTATGCTGAAAATGTAGTATATATCTTAAGTCAATGGAAAGGGAAGGAATGGGAGCTAATTAGTAGTATTGCATTGCCATTTGTTTTGGAGAGCCTATAATTATGATAGAACTAGAGAGAGGACCACCTATATGGCCCATGTGGGATTCATATGAAAATGCCAGTCTCTTTAATTTCTCTCTCCAAAGAGTCTCCACACTTAAACagaatgagaaaagaaaaagggtgtTGCACTTCTTGCATGGTCTAGTCTCAACCTAACTATAATATTTATCCCATTTAGCTCATGCATGTATACAGACAACTGCAATTAATTCCTACAGTACCAATGCATCTTAACTTGCTATCCCCTTTACAtggtactccctccggataaactttaaaagttaaaaatataaGTGATACTCGTTATACATATTACTTAATCACTGTGATTAAGTggaaaaaaatagttaatttgaaatacatgtatattacACAGTAATTTACTTAGTGCAAATATTGTGTGcgaataaattttaattttaccaTCTTATGGCCATTACAAAAGTAGGTGACGGTCACTTAATTACATACCACATCTTATTGGACTACATACACTACCTCTGATTTTCCCCCTTCCTAATCCCTCTTTCGCTAGCTATTACGAAATCCTATTACTTAAATTCTTCCTCGATCCTCCACCACTACTTTCCATTTTATAATGAAGCATTCGCTGTATACCATCATATATAATATTCCTATCCCTATCCCAGCTGGTCTTAGTTTTTAAATACATCAACCTAAAGGGACATTAATTAAGCTCTACATAATTACCTCCATGCTCTTATCTCCTCAATTATTTGAATTAAGTTTCTGAACATTTGGGCAAGGTAGGTGGTACGTAGCCTAGTAAATATATACTCACGCGTGAGAGATAGGTGGTCCATGTATGCAAGCATCACACACCTAAAAAATTCAGCTCTAAGTTAACAGAGAACAATGGTGCAAATTAAAAGAGCTTGAGCATTTTATTGATCGCCATTCTTCTTTGATATAAAAGATATTTCAAAAGTAACTAGAAAGTAAGGATTTGTCTAACCCAGCCCATATTAAATTGGTAATTCcttgaacaacaacaatactccCTTTGTCCAGAGGCGGATCTACCAAGGGTGAGGGTGTCGCGTAATTATTTCTTCGTCCGAAAACTTTactaaatatttaataaataattaaaagacaaaacaaaaaagaggatATATCATATAAGGTGACACCCCTTGACATATAGGGATGCATAGCTAAACTGGTTGGGCGCCTCAATTCTTTGAGTAATGAGGATGCGAGTTCGAAACAATACACCAtcacattttcttttatttaaggTTTTGCTCCCTCTCTACAAATGATACATGCTTGGGTAACCCTTGACATCTTGAAAGTTAACAAAACGTTAACCAATTTGTCCAAACTCAAATTAGTGGTACAAATCACTTTGATTAAgtatttaatattatttctaatgagtttttttttttttgaatttatttcaaaagagaaaagtaaatttccataacaaaaGTGTTATAGTAATGTACCGAATtgtgttttatttatatatattttgttcgttttttttttttttttttcatatggtGTTACATTATTCTatttacggaaaaggctcaaatatgtcgtTAACTATCGAAATGGGCTCATTTATCTTAAACAAGTcgatagtttggctcatttatgccatcgaactataagaaatgactcatttatctTGGTACTATAGGAAATGGGCTGCATTTATCTTGCACTaaatcaatagtttgactcgtTTAAGTCGTAAATACATTACCAAattgactcatccatgccatatttcattaaagctggttttacaatatcatatatgacacgtggcctccagcTAGATTATGATTGTGGGTGGTAAGGTGTATGGGtcgaattttttattaatttggtatttaaaattgggctggtttaattaaacgatgtagacctctaattggagtctacgtgtcatatatggtattataaaaccggcattaatgaaaaatgacatggatgagtcattttgataatgggcgatggcataaatgagtcaaactattgatgagtggcataaatggctcatttcctatagttcgatggcataaataggctatttcctatagttcgatggcataaatgagccaaactattgacgagtggcataaatgagtcatttccgatagttgaatggcatatttgagccttttccgtatttATTGTTTCTCATTTTAAAAGGTGACACCGCTGGCGAAAAATCCTGCGTACGCCACTGcctttgtctcaaattatctgtcgtggtttttaaaaatagttgccttaaattatttgttgttttggaagctcaagacaaaattaattattttacccttactAGTTACcccctttgtcccaatttatgtgataaactttccttttttagtctgtccaaaaaaaaaaatgatgcatttttatatttagaaataatttaatttaaattttcccttttacccttaataaaatgACTTACAGCGACACAGATATGTGtggtttgttttagaccacaagtttcaaaagtcttcttttcttttttaaacttcgtgcctagtcaaattaTGTCACATTGGGACGGGGGCTAGTATTGTTCTTGAATACTATAAACACATAAATTATGGGGATGAggttgttgtcacgacccgcctagtgggccatgacgggcacccggagctgactaccgagcaccacacatCATACTACTACTAGCTTAACCTGTACACACATTCATTACATaaaacatgtacatatatgtacataagccctcatggcaacaaaagaataatatacatCGAGGGGCACATAACATCTGCTACCCACATACGAGTATCTACGAGCTCTAACTGAAACTCTGAGGTCATgaagatgggacagggccccatcatATCCAAGTATGAACACAAAAGAAATATATCAGAAACGGCACCTCCGGTCCCCATGGAAGTGCTCTGTGCGGCGATCGGCTCTAGGAAGTTTGGATCGTCTCCTGTCTACACCGACGGGCATGAGCACGGCATCCCGAGAATAAATAGGATGTCGATGTctgagcaatgtgcgagtatgtaaggcatgcgtCATAAAATAACAAGAGACAAGAGATAGGATAAAGATAGAGAAGATAACCGGTGGCCCCCCTTAAAGGCGAGTCATGCGACATACTCAGTAAATTATCATCATATCGTGtattctttgcggaacgtgcggcccgatccatatatcctCGAGATATCAACATATTGCCGGAACGTGCGCCCGATCCGTACCCGTGGCCGCGTCGGGCcgtccgcgtccgggatgatatcataagatgCCGGTCGatcggtggctatgcgtctatagcgcctcgcaCTTTCCCCGTGttccctatatacatatacatatcatatacttatataacATACGTAGCATGCGGGCCCAAATAAGTGCactgtcggagtgacgtaaggtcgtgaacctcaCGATTACGTTATGGCGTCATCATCATCGCGTTAAGTCTCACCTTGAATGGGCCATGGCGTGgcgaggccatatgttatatagcacactcggacataaaaaaaatttgaggccaTGTATTATATAGCACACTTAGACATAGGCGgggccatatattatatagcacgctcgATCACGCCATGAAATCATCCGAGCCTTAGGCTTGaaaatctctaggattggagtcATCGTAAGATTCCGGAGGGCGTAGACACGGCATTTCTAGGGTAAGAGATTATGAAcgtcatgtatggaatcaaaacatagggatcatgcctttgaaaagaaaaagggatagccttacatacctttgtatctcttAACGATGTCGACTAAGAGCTCTCTTCCGCTTACATTACATATACGAAAGgggttcgtacgaaggttagattaTTGAAGGTATACTTAAGCCTGAACTAACGCGAATaaggctaatgaaaattgggcagcatttcgtttgtttcaacaacttcccctcaaataataaaacaactcccaaacatcatagcAATGCCCATGATATCATAGTGCGTAAATttcctcaagttaaacattattcaacttccaaattcatttCGAGATCCTCCATGACCATAACTATAATACGAACTTCGTATCTATCGTTCACATAACACTTTCCGacatcattagcatcattcataataagattatacttatatcataccATGAATGCTAACTCAACTACCTTCAAACCAACGTACCATTATTTGCACACTTAAGCTCATATTCATTACTTGTTTCTAATACAAGTTCTTGACTACTCAATACTTACCAGTGAAATaattgtaaaactcaccttgatTGTGTAGAGATGATCTTGGATGAGAATACTAAAACTTGAGAAGAACTCCGCTTCAATACCCGAGAGAT
It includes:
- the LOC132030987 gene encoding B3 domain-containing transcription factor NGA1-like → MNFFGSRRGIQQEVDSSKGMCHFSSQSSSSASSSYHNQHQQPPSSNSSTELMLMDSSPAGEDHHTMIEREHMFDKVVTPSDVGKLNRLVIPKQHAEKYFPLDSSSNDKGGLLLNFEDRNGKPWRFRYSYWNSSQSYVMTKGWSRFVKEKKLDAGDIVSFQRGAGESVKHRLFIDWRRRPDEMNNPFMVPHNFSNGRLFPLQPFPPHSQYSQPYPHSYHYGIGNNTSPYYMSTCFNNSFPATMPFSTRPFLMGPQSCNSGVVEPRVFNSVPVVQGKVAAKRLRLFGVNMDCPMDHSDMFSSSASIPTTYSQAHDPQFSSSLRNFNNSPMPSEESSEKGKSSMSLDLDI